In Deltaproteobacteria bacterium, the genomic stretch GTCGGAGGGATCCGGCCGCTTCGTCGGCGCCGGCAGGTCCGGCACCTTGTTGATGAAGTACTTCACCGGGAACTTGATCTTCGAGCGGGGGGGGATGGCCTCCACCGGCTCGAGGGTGCGCAGGTAGGCGATCACGGCCGCCAGGTCCTCGGGATCGGCCACCCGCTGCACCTGGTAGGGCATGATCGGGAAGAGCGCCTTGCCGTCCCGGCTCACGCCCGAGCCGATGGCCCGGGCGATCTCGGCGTCGCTCCAGTCCCCGAGCGCGGCGGGGGTGATGTTGCTGGCGACGACGGTGCCGGGCAGCCCCATCTCCTCACCCCAGGCCTCACCACCCCCGCCCCGGTTCTCGTCGATCACCGGGCCAGCGTACTTCGTCCAGTCACGCTTCGAGTGGCAGTCGAGGCACCCCATCACGTGCTCGGCCAGGTAGCGGCCTCGCTCGAGCACCTCGGGACCCGAGGCGGCCGGCACCTCCGGCAGGGGGATCTTCTTCACCCCACAGCTCGTGCTCACCAGCAGCAGACAGAAGACGGACAGACCCCGACCCACGGCCCCCAACAGATCGCTCATCGTTCCTCCCCAGAAACGGTGTGGTGTGGACGCTACGCCAGGGAGTCTCTCATATCTCCCAGGGCAACTCGATGCCGAAGGTCGGGTTGTCGCGCTCGGCGACGATCCTCCCGCGGCCGTCGAGGGCGCCCGGGAGCTCGATCCCCTGGGCCATGGCCAGGAGGGCGTCGGTGAGCTCCGAGCGCTCCTTGCGCAGGCGGGCGGTCGTGAACCAGCGGCGATGCTTGGAGAGGCGCACCCGCACCGCGCGGATCGTCCGGGCCGAGACGTGCTGGTAGCGCAGCGCCACCGCCCCGCCGATCACGCCCAGGGCGACCATCATCGCCGCCGAGCGGCCCGGGGTCGGCGGCAGGGAGGGGAAGGACTCGTGGAGGATCTCGTGACCGAAGTAGGCGGCCACCGCGCAGAGCGCCCAGGTGGCCGGGAAGAGGATCGCGCCGCCGAGGATCTTGATGGTGGCGACGTCCTTCTTCAGCCGGGCGCCGAGGCGGGCAGCGGCGGCCAGGAGCAGGGCGGGCAGGCCGTTGATGAGGTAGCCGAAGAGGAGGATCGGCGGCATGAGGAGGAAGACCGCCAGCACCTGCATCACCAGGAAGCCCACCATCCAGCGGGAGGCGAGCGGCGGGTCGAGGTCGAGCTCGTGATCCTTGAGCCCGAGGGCCCGGATGTCGTGGTGGTACTCGGCCACCCGCTTCCGCAGCGCGGCGACCTTCTCGGGGTCGGACTTCAGGCGCTCAGTGTAGGCGGTGCGCACCCGGGCGAAGCCGAGGGTCTTCTCCTGCAGGGTCTGGGGCCCGGGGGCCTGCCTCGCCCGCGCCGCCCGCTCGGCCCGGATCAGGGTGCGGGAGCGGTGGAGCAGCAGGAAGAGCTCCCAATCGTCCACCGACTGCACCGCCCCCTCGAGGGCCTCGCCGATGGCGTCGGTGAGCTGGTGACAGCGCTCCCGGGACGCCTCATGCGTCTCGTTCTGAGCGGGCACGACGTCGAGGGCCTCGGGCAGCTTCAGCGGCGGGTGGAAGCTGACCAGGGCGCTGGAGCGGAAGGCCGCCTTGCGGTCGTAGTGCAGCCCCACCGGGAGGATCACCGGCGGCGGCGCGCCCTCGGGGGTCAGCGCCCGCGCCCGGTAGTAGAGGCGCGCGGCCCCGGTCTTCAGGTGCTGCAGCCCGGGCGCGTCGTGCGAGACCCCCTCGGGGAAGAGGGCCGAGAAGGCGCCGGCGGCGACCTGCCCGGCGAGGGCGTCGAGGCTGCGGAGGTTCTGCGCCCGGCGCTCCTCGGGATCGAGGGCCGCGGTATCGGTCGCGCGCAGGATCGGGACGGTCCCGATGAGGCGCAGGAGGGCGCCCAGCAGCGGCACCTTGAAGAGCCCGTGGCGGGCGCCGAAGATCACCTGGCGCGGGAAGGAGGTGAGGATCAGCCCGGGATCGACCAGGCCGTTGGGGTGCCAGGCGACGATGATCCCCCCGCCGCGCGCCGGGATGTTCTCCAGCCCGTCGATCTCGGTGTGGCGGAAGAAGGTGCCGACCAGGGCCTTGAGGAAGACGAGGGTGAGGCGGTAGGCGCGGGGCCCCCGCTTCGGGTCGACCTGACCCAGCTGCTGATCGTTCTGACCCCCGCTGCCCGGCACGGGGGCCATCCTACCCTTAAAGAGAAGACCCCGGCCCTCCGAAGGAGAACCGGGGTCTCGATACCTCGTACGCGACCGCGGCTACTGGACCGCGATCTCCAGGGTCGCCGTCCCGACCTCGTCGGCCGCCCAGGCGTCGACGATCAGGAAGTAGGTCGTCCCGGCCGTGAGGGTCGCGGTGAGCTGCGAGCCGTAGTTGCCCGGCGGATCGTTGTCGTCGTTGCAGTCGACGACGGTGCCGAACTCGCAGTCGGCCTCGTGGATGGCCAGGATGGTGTCGTAGCCCGAGGCGGTGAAGGTCACCGTGGCGTCGGCCGCCGGGGTGATCTCGTAGACCACCTCGTTGCCGCCGCCGCCGCCGCCGGCGCAGTCACCGTAGCTGGTGAGGGAGTTCGGGGCGTTGGTGTTGTCGATGGTCTCGGTGGCCGAGGCGCCCGAGGCCGGCAGGGTCAGCGCGGTCGCGGCGGCGCAGGCCGCGGGGACCGGCAGGCCGCCCGCGAAGGTGGTCGCAGAGACGGAGAAGCCGCCCTCGGTCCACGACTCGGGGAAGATGAAGAAGGCCTCCTGGTAGACGCCGTCCACCACCAGCAGGTAGTCGCCGGCGGTGAGGCTCGGGAAGCGCAAGGAGGCGCTGCGGCCGGTGCGGCAGGCCGGCGCGCCGTCGCCGGCGTTCACCGGGGTCAGGGTGGAGAGGTCGGCCGGGCAGGTGCCGCCCGGGTTCGCCAGCAGGTAGACCTGCCCGTAGAAGCGGGTGATCGAGCCGTCGAAGGCGATCTCGAGCGCCGTGTCGGCGGCCAGGTTCAGGTGGTAGAAGACGTCGTTGGCGCCCGGCTTGCCCGCCGCGACGGCCACGTCCTCGCCACCGCAGGGGCCGACCAGGTGGTCGCCCGCGCCCACGGTGCGGCCGGAGAGGGCCACGGCCGGATCCCCGGCGACCAGGGTCTCGGCGCCGGCGCACTCGTCGTTGGCCGGGGCGCTGACCAGGCCGGCGAAGGTGGCGTCGAGGCCGTAGAGCAGCTCGGTGGCGTTGCCCGCCGCGGGCAGCTCGAGGGTGAGGACCAGCTCGGTCACGGGCGCAGCCGGGATGGCGATCTCGAGATCGGAGCCGATGACGGTCTCGTTCACGGTGCCGCCGTAGGCCTGGGTGGTCTTGCCGCCGCTGCCGTCGTCCACGACCTCCTCGACGGTGACCACGAAGGAGGCGCCGCCGGTGATGTTCACGGTGATGTCACCGGCCGCGATGTTCTGCAGCACGTAGACGTCCTTGTCGGTGAGGCAGAGGCTGCGCTCGATCGCGCCGGCGCCCGGGCTGTCGTAGAAGCCGTAGACGGCCCGCGCGTAGACCTCGTCGTCCTCCTCGGGGAGCACGCTGTCGTCGGCGTCGCCCTGGCACTGGTGGGTGGCCGAGAAGGAGTACTCGGTGCCGGTGACCGGCGGGGTGGAGGAGCTGAGCTTGAGCAGGTAGTAGCCGCGGGCCGCGCCGGTGGCGGTGTAGGGCGTGGCGCCCAGGCTGGCGCCCTCGCTCACGTCGCCGGTGGCGGGATCGATGACGGCCGCCAGGACCTCGGCGGTGAGGGTGCCGGCGGTCTCGGCGGTGTCGATGGTGATGTCACCACCGAAGTGGCCGATCATGAAGACGTCGACGTCGGCGCCGCAGATGTTCAGCGGGTAGGGGTCGGGCCCCGGGGTGTTGGGGTCGCCCAGGTCGGTGGTGTCGATGTCGGCCGAGCCGGCGTTGGTCGCGGAGGCCGCGGTGTTGTTGCCGCCGTTGCCCTCGAGGCCGTCGTCCACGCAGATGCCGCCGGGGGTGAGGGTCAGGTCGAGGGTGAAGACCCCGCCGCCGTCCCAGGCGTCCACCACGATGAAGTACTCGCCGGGCTGCACGAGGCCGAGGGAGATGGCCTCGCCGTCGACGGCCTGGTCGACGCAGGCGCCGACCTCGCTGCCGGTCAGGCAGTCACCCTCGAAGAGGGTGAGGATGCCGTCGAAGCCGTTCATCACGATCTCGACGCCGCTCGCCTCGGTGACGGTGAAGTGGTAGGCCAGGTCGGGCTGGCTGGGGGCCGAGGAGTCGGCGCAGGCCGAGCCGTAGTCGTCCAGGGCGGCGGTGCTGTCGCCGTTCGCGGTGACGCCGGAGGTCAGCTCGAAGGGGTTGTCGCAGGTCTCGCCCTCGGCCGGGCCGCCGCCGCCGTCGGTGCCACCATCGGTGCCGCCGTCGGAGACGCTGCCGTCGGGGGTGCCGCCGTCGCCGTGGTCGTCCTCCTTGGGACAGCCGGTGACGACGAGAGTGAGAGAGGCCAGGAGGGCCAGGATCAGGTTCCGCCGAATGGACATCGCGATTCCTCGGTTACAGGGGAAATCCATGGAGAGACGCGCCTATAGCCGGGTCGATGGACTGGCGTCCAGTGTGGGGGAGTGGTACGCACGCGAGCCATGAAGAGGTCCCGACCCCACCGGCGCCCCGGCGCGCCCCTCCTCTTGCTGATCGCGCTCACGGGGAGCGGCTGCTTCTCGGCCTGCCCCTCGAGCGAGGACAGCGAGGCCCGGGAGCGGATCTGGGGTCCCGAGGAGCCGGCCCCCGAGGTGGTGGCCGCGACCGAGAAGCTCGACATCGCCAACCTCTCCACCGCCACCGAGGTCCGCCGCCGGGTGCTCTGGATGCCGGCGGCCGAGATGGCCCACCGCCTGGGCAGCTTCAGCGCCAACAACACGGTCAACATGGACTGGCGGCGCGGCGACGAGCGGGTGACCCTGCAGGAGAGCATCATCCTGCAGCAGGCCAAGAACGGCGACTTCCGGGTGCTCTCCGAGAACGACGCCGGGCTCGGGATGGAGCTGCGCTGGGTCTCGGGCGTGGTCTACGTCCAGAACCGCCTGGGCAAGTTCTTCGAGCGCCGGGCCGACCGCGCCGGCCACCTGGCCTGGCGAGAGACGGCCATGGAGCAGCTCGCCACGGTGCTGACCCTGGCCCGGGGCAAGATCGCCCTGGCCGAGCTGGGCGCCACCACCTACGAGGGCCGCAGCGCGCACCGCTTCGCCCTGACCTCGGCCGAGGAGGTGGTCGCGGGCGCCGAGCCCCCGGCCCGCCCCGACTGGGCCCACGACCCGGTCTACGCCGAGGGGGGCCCCGAGGACTCCCTGAAGAACCGCCTGGCCGTGAAGGAGCGGGGAGAGGTCGAGTCGGTCTCGGGGGATCTGGTGGTCGATGCCCAGACCGGCGTCCCGCTGCGCTTCAGCCTCACGACCAAGCTCTCGGTCGCCCCGCCCGAGGGCGCCGGCGGCGAGCCGGCCCACCTCGAGCTGAAGATCTCGCGCCGCCTCTCGGGGATCGGCGCCTCTCAGCTGGTCGAGCGTCCCGAGCACGAGCCCTTCTCCGGCCGCCCCCGGGCGATCATGGATCCCCTCGACTGGTGGCCGGACGCCGTGGCGGCGAAGAAGAAGGCCGAGGCCGAGGCCGCCGCCCAGGAGAAGGAGGGCGAGTGAATCGCCCTCTCCTCGCCTCGTAGCCGGTCGATATCCGTCCGCTGCACGCGTAGCACCGTGCAACAGGCCGGTTCCCGACACATTCGTTCATGTAGGTCCCACGTCTCCATCAGGGATCGAAAAAGGTCGGAAAAGAAATTTTTCCCTGTATTTTCGGCAACTTGCCTACAGGGAAGAAAATTTGACCGACCCCCGATCCTCCCATACGCTCTGGACGAAGCATGGGGATGTAGTTACCCGCCCACATGAACGGAGTTTCAGACATGAGCCAGGATCGCCGGAAGGCCGCCACCGTCTCCACCGAAACCCTGCGCGAGAGCCGCCCCGAGCCGCGCCTCTCCGCCATCGAGGAGAAGGCCCTGCGGATGCGTCAGGGTATCGCCCTGGCGCCCGAGGTCGAGCTTCCTTCCAAGGCCGAGGCCGGCACCGCCGCTCACGAGGAGCTGCGCCGCATCGAGGCCGAGCTGATCCTGGCCTGGCGCCGCCGCAACCTGGCCCCCGACCCCACCACGGTGCGGGATCCCGAGGGCGTGGACGCCGGCACCAAGCGCAAGATCCTCCGGGCGCTGCGCAAGAAGTAGGGGCGGCCCGAGGGGGCGCCCCCTACCCCGCCAGAACGTGCGCCGCGGCCTCGATGCGCGCGAGGAAGGCGTCCACGTCGATGGGCTTGGTGAGGTAGCCACTCGCCCCC encodes the following:
- a CDS encoding c-type cytochrome, which produces MSDLLGAVGRGLSVFCLLLVSTSCGVKKIPLPEVPAASGPEVLERGRYLAEHVMGCLDCHSKRDWTKYAGPVIDENRGGGGEAWGEEMGLPGTVVASNITPAALGDWSDAEIARAIGSGVSRDGKALFPIMPYQVQRVADPEDLAAVIAYLRTLEPVEAIPPRSKIKFPVKYFINKVPDLPAPTKRPDPSDSVATGKYLTALAGCTDCHTPMKGSHRDESRYMDGGWEMVVPGGAKVPVPAIHAGESDGIGDWDRDDFIDAFTDFAAAPDRALAEGETQTPMPWKLYGGMTREDLGAIFDYLKTVPAPAEK
- a CDS encoding 1-acyl-sn-glycerol-3-phosphate acyltransferase, which codes for MAPVPGSGGQNDQQLGQVDPKRGPRAYRLTLVFLKALVGTFFRHTEIDGLENIPARGGGIIVAWHPNGLVDPGLILTSFPRQVIFGARHGLFKVPLLGALLRLIGTVPILRATDTAALDPEERRAQNLRSLDALAGQVAAGAFSALFPEGVSHDAPGLQHLKTGAARLYYRARALTPEGAPPPVILPVGLHYDRKAAFRSSALVSFHPPLKLPEALDVVPAQNETHEASRERCHQLTDAIGEALEGAVQSVDDWELFLLLHRSRTLIRAERAARARQAPGPQTLQEKTLGFARVRTAYTERLKSDPEKVAALRKRVAEYHHDIRALGLKDHELDLDPPLASRWMVGFLVMQVLAVFLLMPPILLFGYLINGLPALLLAAAARLGARLKKDVATIKILGGAILFPATWALCAVAAYFGHEILHESFPSLPPTPGRSAAMMVALGVIGGAVALRYQHVSARTIRAVRVRLSKHRRWFTTARLRKERSELTDALLAMAQGIELPGALDGRGRIVAERDNPTFGIELPWEI